One stretch of Desulfocurvus vexinensis DSM 17965 DNA includes these proteins:
- the nifE gene encoding nitrogenase iron-molybdenum cofactor biosynthesis protein NifE, with the protein MSTGLLKERKDQVHTVGESPFDIACNRESLAGAVSQRACVFCGSRVVLYPIADALHLVHGPIGCAAYTWDIRGALSSGPELHRLSFSTDLQERDVIFGGEPKLTAALTELIDRHRPKAAFVYSTCIVGIIGDDLQAVCRKVEQDKGIPVIPVMSEGFKGNKREGYEAACKAMMRLVGTADVSGVAPVSVNLFGDFNLAGEIWIIRDYLARMGVEVVANVTGDGRVADLRRAHGAALNLVQCSGATMDLARMIKERHGKPFIRVSWLGIEDMADSLYAVAEHFKDVDPQIVARTKALVREELEVLFPQLRELRRDLEGRRAAVYVGGAFKAFSLIKAFRHLGMQVVVVGSQTGTREDYEELAAITDPGTIIVDDANPLELSQFIKEKDVDVFVGGVKERPIAFKLGVGFCDHNHERKEALEGFVGMLNFAREVHASVMSPVWNFVPRRRGGPGAQPTRQLTMPTPPSSDDTPARRPAPQGEL; encoded by the coding sequence ATGAGCACGGGCCTACTCAAGGAACGCAAGGACCAGGTCCACACCGTGGGCGAAAGCCCCTTCGACATCGCCTGCAACCGCGAGAGCCTGGCCGGGGCGGTGAGCCAGCGGGCCTGCGTGTTCTGCGGCTCGCGCGTGGTGCTCTATCCCATCGCCGACGCGCTGCATCTGGTCCACGGGCCCATCGGCTGCGCGGCCTACACTTGGGACATCCGTGGCGCCCTGTCCTCGGGCCCGGAGCTGCACCGCCTGTCATTCTCCACGGACCTTCAGGAGCGCGACGTGATCTTCGGCGGCGAGCCCAAGCTCACGGCGGCGCTGACCGAACTCATCGACCGCCACCGGCCCAAGGCCGCCTTTGTCTACTCCACCTGCATCGTGGGCATCATCGGCGACGACCTCCAGGCCGTGTGCCGCAAGGTGGAGCAGGACAAGGGCATCCCGGTGATCCCGGTCATGTCCGAGGGCTTCAAGGGCAACAAGCGCGAGGGCTACGAGGCGGCCTGCAAGGCCATGATGCGCCTGGTGGGCACCGCCGACGTGTCCGGCGTGGCCCCGGTGTCCGTGAACCTGTTCGGCGATTTCAACCTGGCCGGGGAGATCTGGATCATCCGCGACTACCTGGCGCGCATGGGCGTGGAGGTGGTGGCCAACGTCACCGGCGACGGGCGCGTGGCCGACCTGCGCCGGGCCCACGGCGCGGCCCTGAATCTCGTGCAGTGCTCCGGCGCCACCATGGACCTGGCGCGGATGATCAAGGAGCGCCACGGCAAGCCCTTCATCCGCGTCTCCTGGCTGGGTATCGAGGACATGGCCGACTCGCTCTACGCCGTGGCCGAGCATTTCAAGGACGTGGACCCGCAGATCGTGGCCCGCACCAAGGCCCTGGTGCGCGAGGAACTGGAAGTGCTCTTCCCGCAGCTCCGGGAGCTGCGCCGCGACCTGGAGGGCCGGCGCGCCGCCGTGTACGTGGGCGGCGCCTTCAAGGCCTTCTCGCTCATCAAGGCCTTCCGCCACCTGGGCATGCAGGTGGTGGTGGTCGGCTCGCAGACTGGCACCCGCGAGGACTACGAGGAGCTGGCCGCCATCACCGACCCCGGCACGATCATCGTGGACGACGCCAACCCCCTGGAACTGTCCCAGTTCATCAAGGAGAAGGACGTGGACGTGTTCGTGGGCGGGGTCAAGGAGCGGCCCATTGCCTTCAAGCTCGGGGTGGGCTTTTGCGACCACAACCACGAGCGCAAGGAGGCCCTGGAAGGCTTCGTGGGCATGCTCAACTTTGCGCGCGAGGTCCACGCCTCGGTGATGAGCCCGGTGTGGAATTTCGTGCCCAGGCGACGCGGCGGGCCGGGGGCGCAACCCACCCGGCAACTGACGATGCCCACACCCCCGTCTTCGGACGACACCCCGGCCCGCCGCCCCGCGCCGCAAGGAGAGCTGTGA
- the nifK gene encoding nitrogenase molybdenum-iron protein subunit beta, producing the protein MLLRHTPKEVAERKALTINPAKTCQPIGAMYAALGIHGCLPHSHGSQGCCAYHRSALTRHYKEPVSAATSSFTEGASVFGGQANLLQAIENIFTVYEPDVIAVHTTCLSETIGDDLKQIADKAQKEGKIPAGKHVIGASTPSYVGSHVTGFSAMVKSMVAAFSEKTGKKNGKVNIIPGWVEPADMEEIKRLATLVGVEHILFPDTSGVLNGPLSGEYKMFPDGGTTVADLKATGDAMGTLALGELCSGDAARLLDSQCKVPCKVLDMPFGLRATDRFVDALRILAGVTVPDEVALERGQLVDLISDMHQYFYHKKVALVGDPDQLVSMVEFLVTLDMLPVHVVTGTPGKAFERRIKELTAGLPCEVNVRAGGDMFLLHQWIKNEPVDLLIGNTYCKYMARDEDIPFVRWGFPILDRQGHQYFPTVGYKGGLRLLEKILGVLLDRKDRDDPEQTFELVL; encoded by the coding sequence ATGCTACTCAGACACACCCCCAAGGAAGTCGCCGAGCGCAAGGCCTTGACCATCAACCCGGCCAAGACCTGCCAGCCCATCGGCGCCATGTACGCGGCGCTCGGCATCCACGGCTGCCTGCCGCACAGCCACGGCTCCCAGGGCTGCTGCGCCTACCACCGCAGCGCCCTGACCCGGCACTACAAGGAGCCCGTCAGCGCGGCCACCAGCTCGTTCACCGAGGGCGCCTCGGTGTTCGGCGGGCAGGCCAATCTGCTGCAGGCCATCGAGAACATCTTCACCGTCTACGAGCCCGACGTCATCGCCGTGCACACCACCTGCCTGTCCGAGACCATCGGCGACGACCTGAAGCAGATCGCCGACAAGGCACAGAAGGAAGGCAAGATCCCGGCGGGCAAGCACGTCATCGGCGCCTCCACCCCGAGCTACGTGGGCTCCCACGTCACCGGCTTCTCGGCCATGGTCAAGAGCATGGTGGCGGCCTTCTCGGAAAAGACGGGCAAGAAGAACGGCAAGGTGAACATCATCCCCGGCTGGGTGGAGCCCGCCGACATGGAGGAGATCAAGCGCCTGGCCACCCTGGTGGGCGTGGAACACATCCTGTTCCCCGATACCTCCGGCGTGCTCAACGGCCCGCTGTCGGGTGAGTACAAGATGTTCCCCGACGGCGGCACCACCGTGGCCGACCTCAAGGCCACCGGCGACGCCATGGGCACCCTGGCCCTGGGCGAACTGTGCTCGGGCGATGCCGCGCGCCTGCTCGACTCGCAGTGCAAGGTGCCCTGCAAGGTGCTGGACATGCCCTTCGGCCTGCGCGCCACCGACCGCTTCGTGGACGCCCTGCGCATCCTGGCGGGCGTTACCGTGCCCGACGAGGTCGCCCTGGAGCGCGGGCAGCTGGTGGACCTCATCTCCGACATGCACCAGTACTTCTACCACAAGAAGGTGGCCCTGGTGGGCGACCCCGACCAGCTCGTCAGCATGGTCGAGTTCCTGGTGACCCTGGACATGCTGCCCGTGCACGTCGTCACCGGCACCCCGGGCAAGGCCTTCGAGCGGCGCATCAAGGAACTGACCGCAGGCCTGCCCTGCGAGGTCAACGTGCGCGCCGGGGGCGATATGTTCCTGCTCCACCAGTGGATCAAGAACGAGCCCGTGGATCTGCTCATCGGCAACACCTACTGCAAGTACATGGCCCGCGACGAGGACATCCCCTTCGTGCGTTGGGGCTTCCCGATCCTGGACCGCCAGGGCCACCAGTACTTCCCCACCGTGGGCTACAAGGGCGGCCTGCGCCTGCTGGAGAAGATCCTGGGCGTGCTGCTGGACCGCAAGGACCGCGACGATCCCGAACAGACCTTCGAGCTGGTGCTCTAG
- a CDS encoding NifB/NifX family molybdenum-iron cluster-binding protein — protein MTSPSPTAPHPCLGPRSAGAVRLHLPVAVRASARSRFAPAGEAPGALAPEQAMDLLDAALAAGAEPQVIAITGPGDPLAAPGPTLEALRLARARCPRAALCLTTLGLGAGALAPELAAHGVGLVTLLVDAVSPEAVQALYAWIRPGVHTVALPEAARALVEAQAGAVSALRAAGIAVKINTTVYAGVNDAQVEPVAATMAALGAGAMQLMPYAGADDDWAALRPGPALMARLRTLAARHLPLLDGKARCGAPAPDAPAPAPGPGPGRPNVAVCSLGGVAVDQHLGQAARFLIYGPEGGLTALRGVRPAPAPGGGDARWEAVAELLDDCFALLASGAGEKPRAILARRGLRVLACEGGVEGAVDALLGGANKGKRRCC, from the coding sequence ATGACCAGCCCGAGCCCCACGGCCCCGCATCCCTGCCTCGGCCCCCGGTCCGCCGGGGCCGTCCGGCTGCACCTGCCCGTGGCGGTGCGCGCCAGCGCGCGCAGCCGCTTCGCCCCTGCGGGCGAGGCCCCCGGGGCCCTGGCCCCGGAGCAGGCCATGGACCTGCTGGACGCGGCCCTGGCCGCCGGGGCCGAGCCGCAGGTCATCGCCATCACCGGGCCGGGCGATCCCCTGGCCGCCCCCGGCCCGACCCTGGAGGCCCTGCGCCTGGCCCGGGCCCGCTGCCCGCGCGCCGCCCTGTGCCTGACCACCCTGGGCCTGGGCGCCGGAGCCCTGGCCCCGGAGCTGGCCGCCCACGGCGTGGGCCTGGTCACGCTGCTGGTGGACGCCGTGAGCCCGGAGGCGGTGCAGGCGCTGTACGCCTGGATTCGCCCCGGGGTGCACACCGTGGCCCTGCCCGAGGCCGCCCGGGCCCTGGTGGAGGCCCAGGCCGGGGCCGTGTCGGCCCTGCGCGCGGCAGGCATCGCCGTGAAGATCAACACCACCGTGTACGCCGGGGTCAACGACGCGCAGGTGGAGCCCGTGGCCGCGACCATGGCTGCCCTGGGTGCCGGGGCCATGCAGCTCATGCCCTACGCGGGGGCGGACGACGACTGGGCGGCCCTGCGCCCCGGCCCCGCGCTCATGGCCCGGCTGCGCACCCTGGCCGCGCGGCATCTGCCGCTGCTGGACGGGAAGGCCCGCTGCGGCGCCCCGGCCCCGGACGCTCCGGCCCCGGCCCCCGGCCCCGGGCCCGGGCGGCCCAACGTGGCCGTGTGCAGCCTGGGCGGCGTGGCCGTGGACCAGCACCTGGGCCAGGCGGCGCGCTTTTTGATCTACGGCCCCGAGGGCGGGCTCACGGCGCTGCGCGGGGTCCGTCCGGCCCCGGCGCCCGGCGGCGGCGACGCCCGCTGGGAGGCCGTGGCCGAGCTGCTGGACGACTGTTTCGCCCTGCTGGCCTCTGGCGCGGGCGAGAAGCCGCGCGCCATCCTTGCCCGGCGCGGGTTGCGCGTGCTGGCCTGCGAGGGCGGCGTCGAGGGCGCGGTGGACGCGCTGCTGGGCGGCGCAAACAAGGGCAAGCGGCGCTGCTGCTAG
- a CDS encoding (2Fe-2S) ferredoxin domain-containing protein produces MALPERIILVCQSFRSGGDPKGICHKQTEGFLQYLEEEILDRGLDVQIAATGCLKQCEAGPVMVVQPDNWWFKGVASEAAIDAILDGIEAGEPAAEYLIA; encoded by the coding sequence ATGGCCCTTCCCGAGCGCATCATCCTCGTCTGCCAGAGCTTCCGTTCCGGGGGCGACCCCAAGGGCATCTGCCACAAGCAGACCGAGGGCTTTTTGCAATATCTCGAAGAGGAAATCCTGGACCGCGGTCTGGACGTGCAGATCGCCGCCACCGGCTGCCTCAAGCAGTGCGAGGCCGGGCCGGTGATGGTCGTGCAGCCGGACAACTGGTGGTTCAAGGGTGTGGCCAGCGAGGCGGCCATCGACGCCATCCTGGACGGCATCGAGGCGGGCGAGCCCGCCGCCGAGTACCTCATCGCCTAG
- a CDS encoding radical SAM protein, which produces MTELNLAPRPARNTVMHPCFNKDVKGECGRVHLPVAPRCNVLCNFCNRKFDCVNESRPGVTSAVLAPAQAARYMEQVLDKEPRITVAGIAGPGDPFANAVETLETMRLIRERFPHLLFCVSTNGLALPPYLDAVAGLGVTHMTVTVNAVAPAIAGAVYKWVRDGKVVYRGLEAGRLILARQMESVRGLKARGITVKVNTIVLPGINDHHVVEIARAMAAEGVDLHNLIPLHPNAGTAFGHLPEPTAAEIGTLRKAAGEHLAQMTHCRRCRADAVGLLDDDRSGEMAGCLSACSRLELPVAEARPFVAVATREGMLVNQHLGEAREFQIWGLRGGAPVLMEVRQAPPAGCGPKRWEALAATLRDCRAVLCAAAGPTPTQLLGEYGLEVEVCSGFIADVLAAALGGGDLAPFKARRAGVGGGCCRGGGSGEGCG; this is translated from the coding sequence ATGACCGAGCTGAACCTCGCGCCCCGCCCCGCGCGCAACACCGTGATGCACCCCTGCTTCAACAAGGACGTGAAGGGCGAGTGCGGGCGCGTGCACCTGCCGGTGGCCCCGCGCTGCAACGTGCTGTGCAACTTCTGCAACCGCAAGTTCGACTGCGTGAACGAGTCGCGCCCGGGCGTGACCTCCGCCGTGCTCGCCCCGGCCCAGGCCGCGCGCTACATGGAGCAGGTGCTGGACAAGGAGCCGCGTATCACCGTGGCGGGCATCGCCGGGCCCGGCGACCCCTTTGCCAACGCCGTGGAAACCCTGGAGACCATGCGCCTGATCCGCGAGCGCTTCCCGCACCTGCTGTTTTGCGTGTCCACCAACGGGCTGGCCCTGCCGCCGTACCTGGACGCCGTGGCCGGGCTGGGCGTGACGCATATGACCGTGACCGTCAATGCCGTGGCCCCGGCCATCGCCGGGGCGGTCTACAAGTGGGTGCGCGACGGCAAGGTCGTCTACCGGGGGCTGGAGGCGGGGCGGCTGATCCTGGCGCGCCAGATGGAGTCCGTGCGCGGGCTCAAGGCGCGCGGCATCACCGTCAAGGTCAACACCATCGTGCTGCCCGGGATCAACGACCACCATGTGGTGGAGATCGCGCGGGCCATGGCCGCCGAGGGCGTGGACCTGCACAACCTCATCCCCCTGCACCCCAATGCGGGCACGGCCTTCGGCCACCTGCCCGAGCCCACCGCCGCCGAGATCGGCACCCTGCGCAAGGCCGCCGGGGAGCACCTGGCCCAGATGACCCATTGCCGCCGCTGCCGCGCCGACGCCGTGGGCCTGCTGGACGACGACCGCTCGGGCGAGATGGCGGGCTGCCTGTCGGCCTGCTCGCGCCTGGAGCTGCCCGTGGCCGAGGCCCGGCCCTTCGTGGCCGTGGCCACCCGCGAGGGCATGCTGGTCAACCAGCACCTGGGCGAGGCCCGGGAGTTCCAGATCTGGGGCCTGCGCGGCGGCGCGCCTGTGCTCATGGAGGTGCGCCAGGCGCCGCCTGCGGGCTGCGGCCCCAAGCGCTGGGAGGCCCTGGCCGCCACCCTGCGCGACTGCCGCGCCGTGCTGTGCGCCGCCGCCGGGCCCACGCCCACCCAGCTCCTGGGCGAATACGGCCTGGAGGTGGAGGTCTGCTCCGGGTTCATCGCCGACGTGCTGGCCGCGGCCCTGGGCGGCGGCGACCTGGCGCCCTTCAAGGCCCGCCGGGCCGGGGTCGGCGGCGGCTGCTGCCGGGGCGGCGGCAGCGGCGAGGGCTGCGGCTGA
- the nifD gene encoding nitrogenase molybdenum-iron protein alpha chain, producing the protein MATTKNGLAPTEVKEELLRKYPPKVARKRAKQIMINEAQQAETPEITANVRTIPGIITMRGCTYAGCKGVILGPTRDIVNITHGPIGCGFYSWLTRRNQTDASAPGAENYMTYCFSTDMQDQDIIFGGEKKLEAAIEEAYEIFHPKAIAIFATCPVGLIGDDIHAVARKMKAKFGDCNVFAFSCEGYKGVSQSAGHHIANNQIFRHVVGENDADKPGEYRINLLGEYNIGGDGFEIDRILKKCGITNNATFSGNSTYDQFASAHKADLNAVMCHRSINYVADMLETKYGIPWIKVNFIGAASTAKSLRKIAQYFGDRSLIDRVEEVIAEEMPAVEAVAADVRTRTEGKTAMLFVGGSRAHHYQDLFAEMGMQTISAGYEFAHRDDYEGRHVIPELKVDADSRNIEELEVEADPTRFAPRKSPEELKKLEEAGFKFKHYDGLVPDMDKGTLVVDDLNQYEAEKLVELLRPDIFCAGIKEKFSIQKLGIPMKQLHSYDSGGPYAGFQGAVNFYKEIDRLVNSKVWGYMKAPWQEHPELSAAYVWE; encoded by the coding sequence ATGGCGACGACCAAGAACGGGCTGGCGCCCACCGAGGTGAAGGAGGAACTGCTGCGCAAGTATCCTCCCAAGGTGGCCAGAAAGCGCGCCAAGCAGATCATGATCAACGAGGCCCAGCAGGCCGAGACCCCCGAGATCACCGCCAACGTGCGGACCATCCCGGGCATCATCACCATGCGCGGCTGCACCTACGCGGGCTGCAAGGGCGTCATCCTCGGGCCCACCCGCGACATCGTGAACATCACCCACGGGCCCATCGGCTGCGGCTTCTACTCCTGGCTCACGCGCCGCAACCAGACCGACGCCTCGGCCCCCGGCGCCGAGAACTACATGACCTACTGCTTCTCCACCGACATGCAGGACCAGGACATCATCTTCGGCGGGGAAAAGAAGCTCGAAGCGGCCATCGAGGAGGCCTACGAGATCTTCCATCCCAAGGCCATCGCCATCTTCGCCACCTGCCCGGTGGGGCTCATCGGCGACGATATCCACGCCGTGGCCCGCAAGATGAAGGCCAAGTTCGGCGACTGCAACGTCTTCGCCTTCTCCTGCGAGGGCTACAAGGGCGTGTCCCAGTCCGCCGGGCACCACATCGCCAACAACCAGATCTTCCGCCACGTGGTGGGCGAGAACGACGCCGACAAGCCCGGGGAGTACCGCATCAACCTGCTGGGCGAGTACAACATCGGCGGCGACGGCTTCGAGATCGACCGCATCCTCAAGAAGTGCGGCATCACCAACAACGCCACCTTCTCGGGCAACTCGACCTACGACCAGTTCGCCTCGGCCCACAAGGCCGACCTCAACGCCGTGATGTGCCACCGCTCCATCAACTACGTGGCCGACATGCTGGAGACCAAGTACGGCATCCCGTGGATCAAGGTGAACTTCATCGGCGCCGCGTCCACGGCCAAGTCGCTGCGCAAGATCGCCCAGTACTTCGGCGACCGCTCGCTCATCGACCGCGTGGAAGAGGTCATCGCCGAGGAGATGCCCGCCGTGGAGGCCGTGGCCGCCGACGTGCGCACGCGCACCGAGGGCAAGACGGCCATGCTCTTCGTGGGCGGCTCGCGCGCCCACCACTACCAGGACCTGTTCGCCGAAATGGGCATGCAGACCATCTCGGCGGGCTACGAGTTCGCCCACCGCGACGACTACGAAGGCCGCCACGTCATCCCCGAGCTCAAGGTGGACGCCGACTCGCGCAACATCGAGGAGCTGGAAGTCGAGGCCGACCCCACGCGCTTCGCACCCCGCAAGAGCCCGGAAGAGCTGAAGAAGCTCGAAGAGGCCGGCTTCAAGTTCAAGCACTACGACGGCCTGGTCCCCGACATGGACAAGGGCACCCTCGTGGTGGACGACCTGAACCAGTACGAGGCCGAGAAGCTCGTGGAACTGCTGCGCCCGGACATCTTCTGCGCGGGCATCAAGGAGAAGTTCTCCATCCAGAAGCTGGGCATCCCCATGAAGCAGCTGCACAGCTACGACTCCGGCGGCCCCTATGCGGGGTTCCAGGGCGCGGTGAACTTCTACAAGGAAATCGACCGCCTGGTGAACAGCAAGGTCTGGGGCTACATGAAGGCCCCCTGGCAGGAGCACCCCGAACTCTCCGCCGCCTACGTCTGGGAATAA
- a CDS encoding GNAT family N-acetyltransferase, whose translation MPIAPVTIRPADAADLPAMVGLLGELFALEADFQPDPAAQARGLALLLGDPRARLLVAEAGGQGVVGMCSGQMLVSTAEGGPAAVVEDVVVLPGWRGRGVGRALLDAVAAWAAGRGAVRLQLLADRHNAPALAFYARTGFASTQLVCLRRRETPGA comes from the coding sequence ATGCCCATCGCCCCCGTGACCATCCGCCCCGCCGACGCCGCCGACCTGCCCGCCATGGTCGGCCTGCTGGGCGAGTTGTTCGCCCTGGAGGCGGACTTCCAGCCCGACCCGGCGGCCCAGGCCCGGGGCCTGGCCCTGCTGCTGGGGGACCCGCGCGCCCGCCTGCTGGTGGCCGAGGCCGGGGGCCAGGGGGTGGTGGGCATGTGCAGCGGCCAGATGCTGGTGTCCACCGCCGAGGGCGGCCCGGCGGCGGTGGTGGAGGACGTGGTCGTCCTGCCCGGCTGGCGCGGGCGCGGCGTGGGCCGGGCCCTGCTGGACGCCGTGGCGGCCTGGGCCGCCGGGCGCGGGGCCGTGCGCCTGCAACTGCTGGCCGACCGCCACAACGCCCCGGCCCTGGCCTTCTATGCGCGGACCGGATTCGCAAGCACCCAACTCGTCTGCCTGCGCAGACGCGAGACCCCAGGAGCCTGA
- a CDS encoding nitrogenase component 1, whose translation MKDSPYVSTTNACKLCTPLGAALAFKGVAGCVPFLHGSQGCATYMRRYVISHFREPVDIASSALGEKNAVYGGGPNLKKGLLNVMRKYEPRVIGVASTCLTETIGDDVPMILKEFRAEFADLDLPEVVHVATPSYAGTHMEGFHGAVRALAEQLAEEGAPASRTVNVMPGFVSAADLRQLREMVRGFGAEPVLLPDYADTLDGPAQEDYQTIPAGGTPLEAVRAMGGALGSIECGRVLAGAKATAGTVLAQRFGVPLARVGLPIGLRETDTFVAALETATGSPMPRELELERGRLVDAYVDGHKYVFGKRAVVYGEEDLVVGLTALLAEIGVRPVLCATGARGEGFGRAIAEVCQGLMPELPQVRTGADFWEIEEQARALAPDLLVGHSKGYRAAGRLDAPLVRVGFPIHDRFGGQRLHHVGYRGAQELFDRIVNTVIERKQTGSDIGYGYI comes from the coding sequence ATGAAGGATTCGCCCTACGTCTCCACCACCAATGCCTGCAAGCTGTGCACGCCCCTGGGCGCGGCCCTGGCCTTCAAGGGCGTGGCGGGCTGCGTGCCCTTCCTGCACGGCTCCCAGGGCTGCGCGACCTACATGCGCCGCTATGTCATCTCCCATTTCCGCGAGCCGGTGGACATCGCCTCCTCGGCCCTGGGCGAGAAGAACGCCGTGTACGGCGGAGGCCCGAACCTCAAGAAGGGCCTGCTCAACGTCATGCGCAAATACGAGCCCCGGGTCATCGGCGTGGCCAGCACCTGCCTGACCGAAACCATCGGCGACGACGTGCCCATGATCCTCAAGGAGTTCCGCGCCGAGTTCGCCGACCTGGACCTGCCCGAGGTGGTCCATGTGGCCACGCCCAGCTATGCGGGCACACATATGGAGGGCTTCCACGGCGCCGTGCGCGCCCTGGCCGAGCAGTTGGCCGAGGAGGGCGCCCCGGCCTCGCGCACGGTCAACGTCATGCCCGGGTTCGTCTCGGCGGCGGACCTGCGCCAGCTGCGCGAGATGGTGCGCGGCTTCGGGGCCGAGCCCGTGCTCTTGCCCGACTACGCCGACACCTTGGACGGCCCGGCCCAGGAGGACTACCAGACCATCCCTGCGGGCGGTACGCCCCTTGAGGCCGTGCGGGCCATGGGCGGCGCCCTGGGCAGCATCGAGTGCGGGCGCGTGCTGGCCGGGGCCAAGGCCACGGCGGGCACCGTCCTGGCCCAGCGCTTCGGCGTGCCCCTGGCGCGCGTGGGCCTGCCCATCGGCCTGCGCGAGACCGACACCTTCGTCGCCGCCCTGGAAACCGCCACGGGCAGCCCCATGCCCCGGGAGCTGGAGCTGGAGCGCGGACGGCTGGTGGACGCCTATGTGGACGGCCACAAGTACGTGTTCGGCAAGCGGGCCGTGGTCTACGGCGAGGAGGACCTTGTGGTCGGCCTGACGGCGCTTTTGGCCGAGATCGGCGTGCGCCCGGTGCTGTGCGCCACGGGCGCGCGCGGCGAGGGCTTTGGCCGGGCCATCGCCGAGGTCTGCCAGGGGCTGATGCCCGAGCTGCCCCAGGTGCGCACGGGCGCGGATTTCTGGGAGATCGAGGAGCAGGCCCGGGCCCTGGCGCCGGATCTGCTGGTGGGCCACTCCAAGGGCTACCGCGCCGCGGGCCGCCTGGACGCGCCCCTGGTGCGCGTGGGCTTCCCCATCCACGACCGCTTCGGCGGCCAGCGCCTGCACCACGTCGGCTACCGGGGCGCCCAGGAGCTTTTCGACCGCATCGTCAACACCGTCATCGAACGCAAGCAGACCGGCTCCGACATCGGATACGGATACATCTAG